In one Silene latifolia isolate original U9 population chromosome 10, ASM4854445v1, whole genome shotgun sequence genomic region, the following are encoded:
- the LOC141608317 gene encoding F-box protein CPR1-like has product MLFEPCAVYGFGYPSSADDYKFVRILSSLLGGELGIIAVHVFSLREKSWRRIDSDIDNYFVCGRGQGVLINEKIYWPGCCVEGDGDVIVSFDLGTETFAIFTYPNSELLLPLMLGAVGECLSKFTWDDNSMDILKPPSVMETISLPKDLHLDIPSVMIGYTRTGKFFVTGLFSESDDGSLDSFLMPRSSILALIDLGTESTHYTMLLKFQASFNIANIFQA; this is encoded by the coding sequence ATGCTATTTGAGCCTTGTGCTGTTTATGGATTTGGGTATCCATCATCTGCTGATGACTATAAATTTGTTAGAATCTTGAGCTCGCTTTTGGGAGGTGAACTAGGTATTATTGCAGTACATGTCTTTTCTCTTAGGGAAAAAAGTTGGAGGAGAATCGATTCCGATATTGACAATTATTTTGTTTGTGGACGTGGACAAGGAGTACTTATTAATGAAAAAATTTATTGGCCTGGTTGTTGTGTTGAAGGTGATGGTGATGTAATTGTTAGCTTCGATTTGGGGACCGAGACATTTGCCATATTTACTTATCCAAACTCGGAACTACTACTACCCTTAATGTTAGGTGCCGTAGGAGAGTGTTTGAGTAAATTCACTTGGGACGACAATTCGATGGATATACTGAAACCTCCTTCGGTGATGGAAACGATTAGTCTTCCAAAGGATTTACACTTAGATATACCATCGGTAATGATCGGGTACACTAGAACGGGAAAATTTTTTGTGACAGGGTTGTTCAGTGAGTCTGATGACGGGTCACTGGATAGCTTTCTGATGCCCAGGAGTAGTATACTGGCGTTGATTGATTTAGGTACCGAATCTACACACTACACAATGCTTCTAAAGTTTCAAGCATCGTTTAATATTGCAAATATTTTCCAAGCTTAG